The nucleotide window AACCTCCAATCTTTATTGATTCTCCAAGTTGTGTCAACTGCCAAGCCCAACCAATCTCCAGTGTCAAAATCATAGCTCCCTTTCAAGGCGATGGAATGCTCGTCATTTTCATGATATTTGAGGCTGAATATGGTATCGGTAAAATCTTGATTCATAAAATCATAACCAGCTTCAATTCCGATTTCCCAATAATTACTTTTGTAGCTGGCACTAAGGCTAGCATAATTGGTTTCTCTAGTGGTGTAATCGGTTTTAAAGGGTGTCGCTCCGTCATAACCACTCCGGTTATAATTAAGAGAAACTTTTCCTTGGTCAGAAACCAATTGAGTCAACGAAATATTTCCTTCCCAGATGTAACGAGCGAAGCCATTTCCATAAAAATCCTGAATAAAATTTATCGAAGGTTTTAAGGTGGTATTTTCTCCAATTTGGTTGGTTCCATCTAACTGTAGCTGAAATCGGTAGCGCTCATCACGGACATTGGTTTCTTCTTCAAAATAGTGTCCTCCAACAAAACTGGTTTTATAATAAAAATCAGATTTACCAATTCGGGTTCGACTTCCGGCAACTTCAAATTCAGGAATTTTAAAAAAATACCTGCCAGGATCACCAGTGAATAAATCACCTTCTGGATCGGCATGTCCATCATAACGGAGGGCATAAACCATGCTTCCCGAGGATTTTTGAAATGAAGCCTGATATTTAAGGTCTTCGTCAATATAATTTCCCCATTGAGAAAGCCTTTTATAATCCAAGATGAGGGTTCCAATTAATTTATCTCCAAAATCATAGGTGTAATTGAGATATGAAGCCAAATTGGAATTTTCATTGCTGGCGTTTGAGTTATAGGTGAGGTTGAGCCGGGTGGTTGACCTTCCTTTTTTGTGAAGTATGGCCAACTGACTGGAAATAGTGTCTTTTTGGTCATCGAGGAGAAGATTATAATCGGTGTTGAAGGTCAGGTCGGTATATTGGTCAAGTTTTTTCTGGTATTGAAGATTGGCTTTGAGTGTACTCTGGGATTCACTTGGATCTCTATAGTAGAGATAAAGCTGGCCTTTTTCATAGGGATCCTGATGCTCAATGTAGTGACGAACTCCGATTCCCCAACCATCTTTTTGGTACCAGTCGAGATATACTGTTCCATAGGAATCATAGTTAACGAAATAATTGAAAAAAAGATTGACATAAAAACCATATGAAGAGGATTGCCCAATAATAGGGATAAATGGAAGTTGTTCCTTTCTGTCGAGAAATATCACATAGTAAGGAAGGGTAAAAATTTTAAACCCAAAATCCCAATAAGATATCCCGTGAAGAATAACTCTCTTATCTGGAATAATTTCAATTTTTTGGGCATCGATATGATAATGAGGTTTTTCTAAATCACAAGAGGTCATGAAAGATTCGTCTACAGTTGTTAAATCTGGTTCGCGGGTGAGATTTTTTCCTCGAAAGAAAACTTTTCCAACGATTGACCTTCCAGTAAATTCTGATGAGGCATCGAAGAATTCCCAACTATCAGTATCCCAATTGAAATTAGCTTGACTGGCATGAAATTGTTCTTTATTTTCGGTGACTACGACATCTCCAAAAGCCTCTAATTGCTTTTTCTGAAGGAAGATGTGGATTTTTTGACCTTCCAAAACAACATCCTGATAGATCAATTTTCCGTTGATGGCGATTATTTCTTCTCCATCACCATGATAAGTCAGGCGTTCCCCAGTCAGTTCTATAGACTTTTCTTCGGCATTAACCGAAAACGGAAGACAAATTAAAAGGAAGAAAACCAAGACCAAACGACGCATCTGGGATTAATCCCCAAGTATAAATTTAGCCTTAATGATTTTTTCTGCTTCTAAAGTTTCAGAATCAAGATAATAGACAGCTTTTCCAACCTGAAGTTCTCGTTCTTTTTCGGTTATCAATATTTCCCCTTCCATTTCAATTCGTTCTAATTGATTCTTCTCATCATCCTTAGGGAAATAGACAGCCCGGTCAGTTTTTATTGTAGTTTCTTTCCAAACTATATCAGAACCATTTTCGCTCCTAGCTTCTTCGGTTTCTCCATTATAAGTTAAAGTCGGTGCTTTCCAAATAATGGTTGATGTGCCAGTTTCTTCTTCCCGTTCTTTTTTTAAAATGACATCACCAGAAAACTGATATAGTTCTTCATCAAAATCGCCTTCCATCGACGTGGCAATAATCTCGGTCTGGTCGCGGGTAACAGTAACATTTCCTTCAAAGACTCCAGTATTGTCTTTTAAATTAAAATTCAGCTCCTGACATTGAATACGATTTTTTCCTTGAATAGCGATAACCTGGCCAATGGCTACAAAAGTTTCTCCTTTAGAATCATAAGTGATTTTATCAGCACTTTCTAAAAGAACCTCTTTTTTTTCAGGAGTGTTTTCCTCGGGTGTTATAGTTGGTTCCTGAGCATCAAGGCTCTGACCAACTAATAACAAAAAAAATGCAACGAATATGACAAGAACAGTATGTTTTTTCAAGGGTATTCCCCCCTTCGGAGCGAATTAAGTGTATTATATCATTATAAAGAAGGTTCGGTTCATTTTATCTCAAAGGTCATGATTCCGAGTTTTAATGAATAAAAATTCGCTTTAATAGTATGATGAGATTCAGTGATCAATACTGAGTGGTGAGAAAATCTCCCATT belongs to Candidatus Atribacteria bacterium ADurb.Bin276 and includes:
- the lptD_1 gene encoding LPS-assembly protein LptD, which translates into the protein MRRLVLVFFLLICLPFSVNAEEKSIELTGERLTYHGDGEEIIAINGKLIYQDVVLEGQKIHIFLQKKQLEAFGDVVVTENKEQFHASQANFNWDTDSWEFFDASSEFTGRSIVGKVFFRGKNLTREPDLTTVDESFMTSCDLEKPHYHIDAQKIEIIPDKRVILHGISYWDFGFKIFTLPYYVIFLDRKEQLPFIPIIGQSSSYGFYVNLFFNYFVNYDSYGTVYLDWYQKDGWGIGVRHYIEHQDPYEKGQLYLYYRDPSESQSTLKANLQYQKKLDQYTDLTFNTDYNLLLDDQKDTISSQLAILHKKGRSTTRLNLTYNSNASNENSNLASYLNYTYDFGDKLIGTLILDYKRLSQWGNYIDEDLKYQASFQKSSGSMVYALRYDGHADPEGDLFTGDPGRYFFKIPEFEVAGSRTRIGKSDFYYKTSFVGGHYFEEETNVRDERYRFQLQLDGTNQIGENTTLKPSINFIQDFYGNGFARYIWEGNISLTQLVSDQGKVSLNYNRSGYDGATPFKTDYTTRETNYASLSASYKSNYWEIGIEAGYDFMNQDFTDTIFSLKYHENDEHSIALKGSYDFDTGDWLGLAVDTTWRINKDWRLSVDGTWNLTNGNLQGLEVGVTRDLHCREITFFYDKPRDTFWLEYTIKAFPSQKVTLGG
- the lptD_2 gene encoding LPS-assembly protein LptD encodes the protein MKKHTVLVIFVAFFLLLVGQSLDAQEPTITPEENTPEKKEVLLESADKITYDSKGETFVAIGQVIAIQGKNRIQCQELNFNLKDNTGVFEGNVTVTRDQTEIIATSMEGDFDEELYQFSGDVILKKEREEETGTSTIIWKAPTLTYNGETEEARSENGSDIVWKETTIKTDRAVYFPKDDEKNQLERIEMEGEILITEKERELQVGKAVYYLDSETLEAEKIIKAKFILGD